One genomic segment of Myripristis murdjan chromosome 20, fMyrMur1.1, whole genome shotgun sequence includes these proteins:
- the LOC115378945 gene encoding LOW QUALITY PROTEIN: transmembrane protein 236 (The sequence of the model RefSeq protein was modified relative to this genomic sequence to represent the inferred CDS: deleted 2 bases in 1 codon), which yields MLVEADNALVRGLTSPQRDRDCLTVTTAPLSLPSFSFFVRPSRGCHSMGSGRTLKFALCEVLQFAGLSVPLFIVMQRFAIIVAKVKSSAQPPGDGSTAYWLIVASSIAYVTSTALLVWVPMKYMVFMKKKFLIRRKKWRPVALVYVILSTLPCFAFLIASSEVQINNNMKHDTFTELPVSLVLFSLICIDIVERIRHCRLTGQANETERDADIPSTVLTHVEQVTSVTPVTPAAPGPAAPGQAAATPAPAAAAAAAAAAAAAGQQVNERDQNGAGARPETNGTVPGIPGNSGRPFSISGLSSRSASTTAYRISPYAYTGPLRLLCASDARADVFVDSFMFWMDTVEMVRVAGHPSVYFSGWVFPIYIFSYMSCLRLVVMPHSPLLSSLGVVLQDLPFLFVRIGLIAFFGFVTPLLYLMKNLLVCLAFVYFNFMTKLRVFNTERMFF from the exons ATGCTAGTGGAGGCAGACAATGCTCTGGTCCGAGGCCTGACCAGCCCTCAGAGGGACAGGGATTGCCTCACTGTGACAAcagcccccctctccctcccttctttttctttttttgttcgcCCCAGT AGGGGCTGCCACAGCATGGGCTCGGGGAGGACGCTGAAGTTCGCCCTGTGCGAGGTGCTGCAGTTTGCAGGCCTGAGCGTGCCACTCTTCATCGTCATGCAGAGGTTCGCCATCATCGTGGCAAAGGTAAAGAGCTCGGCGCAGCCCCCCGGCGACGGCAGCACGGCCTACTGGTTGATTGTGGCCTCCTCCATTGCCTATGTCACTTCCACAGCCCTGCTGGTCTGGGTGCCCATGAAGTATATGGTCTTCATGAAAAAGAAATTCCTCATCAGGAGGAAGAAGTG GAGGCCTGTGGCCCTGGTATATGTGATCCTCTCCACATTGCCCTGCTTTGCCTTTCTCATCGCCAGCTCAGAG GTTCagataaacaacaacatgaaacacGATACATTCACAGAGCTCCCTGTGTCACTAGTCCTGTTCTCTCTCATCTGTATTGACATTGTGGAAAGGATACGCCACTGCAGACTGACCGGACAGG ctaatgaaacagagagagacgcCGATATCCCCTCCACTGTCCTCACACATGTGGAACAGGTaacatcagtaacacctgtaaCACCAGCCGCACCAGGGCCAGCTGCGCCCGGCCAAGCTGCGGCCACTCCTGcaccggcagcagcagcagcagcagcagcagcagcagcagcagcaggtcagcaggtcaATGAGAGGGACCAGAACGGAGCAGGGGCCCGACCGGAGACCAACGGGACAGTCCCGGGGATACCTGGCAATTCTGGGAGACCATTCAGTATCTCTGGATTGAGCTCACGTTCAGCAAGCACTACAGCGTACCGCATTTCTCCGTACGCCTACACGGGCCCACTGCGCCTCCTGTGCGCCAGCGATGCCCGAGCGGACGTGTTTGTGGACAGCTTTATGTTCTGGATGGATACAGTGGAGATGGTAAGGGTGGCAGGACATCCCTCAGTCTACTTCTCAGGCTGGGTGTTCCCCATCTATATCTTCAGCTACATGTCCTGCCTGCGTCTGGTGGTCATGCCCCACAGCCCCCTGCTCTCCTCACTGGGAGTGGTCCTACAGGATCTGCCCTTCCTCTTTGTGCGTATCGGCCTCATCGCCTTCTTTGGCTTCGTCACGCCCCTCCTTTATCTGATGAAGAACCTGTTGGTCTGCCTGGCCTTTGTCTATTTCAACTTCATGACCAAGCTGAGGGTCTTCAACACAGAGAGGATGTTCTTTTGA
- the hacd1 gene encoding very-long-chain (3R)-3-hydroxyacyl-CoA dehydratase 1 produces MASSEEDGSVEEKENNNKKRTKSAVATAWLTFYNIAMTAGWLVLAMTMMRFYIQKGTHKGLYRSIARTLKFFQTFALVEVGHCAIGIVRTSVIVTGVQVCSRIFMVWFITNSIRQIQNEESVLLFLVVWTVTEITRYSYYTFNLLNHLPYFIKWARYNLFIVMYPLGVIGELLTIYAALPYVRRSGMYCMRLPNKYNVSFDYYYCLIIVMLSYIPLFPQLYFHMLRQRRKMLHGEVIVEKDD; encoded by the exons ATGGCGTCCAGCGAGGAGGACGGCTCggtggaggagaaggaaaacaacaacaagaagcgAACGAAAAGCGCCGTCGCCACCGCATGGCTCACTTTCTACAACATCGCCATGACAGCCGG GTGGCTTGTTTTGGCCATGACAATGATGCGCTTCTACATCCAGAAAGGCACACACAAGGGTCTTTACAGAAGTATAGCACGAACACTCAAGTTCTTCCAGACCTTTGCATTAGTTGAG GTGGGACATTGCGCCATAG GAATTGTGAGGACTTCTGTGATTGTAACCGGGGTTCAAGTGTGTTCACGGATTTTCATGGTTTGGTTCATCACCAACAGCATCAGACAG ATCCAGAATGAAGAAagcgtcctcctcttcctggtTGTGTGGACGGTGACAGAGATTACCCGATATTCCTACTACACATTCAACCTGCTCAACCACCTGCCGTACTTCATCAAATGGGCCAG GTATAATCTCTTCATCGTCATGTACCCACTCGGAGTCATCGGAGAACTGTTAACCATTTATGCTGCTCTGCCATACGTACGCAGATCTGGAATGTACTGCATGAGGCTGCCCAACAAGTATAACGTCTCCTtcgactactactactgcctCATCATTGTCATGTTGTCCTACATCCCAC TGTTCCCTCAGTTGTACTTCCACATGCTTCGGCAGAGGAGAAAGATGCTTCACGGGGAGGTCATAGTGGAGAAGGATGACTAG